A region of the Sinorhizobium arboris LMG 14919 genome:
CATGGCCTATTTCCGCCTCGTCTGCCAGCCGGCCGACGACCTCGCCTTCGAGCGGATCGTCAACACGCCGAAGCGCGGTCTGGGCGAGACGACCGTCCGCACCCTGCACGACTATGCCCGCGCCCGCGACATCCCGATGCTGGCCGCGGCAAGCGAGATCGTCGACACGGACGAGCTGAAGCCGAAGGCGCGCAAGGGTCTATTCGACGTCGTCGCCGATTTCCGCCGCTGGCAGACATTGCTCGAGACGACGCCGCATACCGAACTTGCGGAGCAGATTCTCGACGAAAGCGGCTATACCGCCATGTGGCAGGCCGACAAATCGGCGGAAGCGCCCGGACGCCTCGAAAACCTCAAGGAGCTCATCCGGTCGATGGAGGCCTTCGAGTCCATGCGCGGCTTTCTCGAGCACGTCGCACTGGTGATGGACGCCGAGCAGAACGAGGATATGGACGCAGTCTCCATCATGACGCTGCATTCGGCCAAGGGGCTGGAATTCGACACCGTCTTCCTGCCCGGCTGGGAAGAAGGGCTTTTCCCGCATCAGCGTGCCCTCGACGAGGGCGGCCGCGCCGGCCTGGAGGAGGAACGCCGGCTCGCCTATGTCGGCATCACCCGCGCCAAGCGCCGCTGTCACATCTGGTTCGTGTCGAATCGGCGCATCCATGGCCTCTGGCAATCGACGCTCCCCTCGCGCTTCCTCGACGAGCTGCCGATAGCCCACGTAGAGGTCGCCGAACAGGAGGTCTCCTATGGCGGCTATGGTCGCGGCGGTTACGGCCAGTCGCGCTTCGACAAGGCCGATCCCTTCGAGAACAGTTACCAGACGCCCGGCTGGAAGCGTGCCCAGCAGCACCGCTCGGACGCCACCCGCGATAATTGGGGCACCCGCTCCGGCCACGCCATCGAGCGCATCGGCTACGGCGAATCCGGCCCCCGCACGCGCACCATCGAAGGCGAGCTCGTCGCCAAATCGACAAGCGCCGAGCCGTCCCGCTTCAATGTCGGAGACCGGGTCTTCCACATCAAGTTCGGCAACGGCAACATCGCGGCGATCGAGGGCAACAAGCTGACGATCGATTTCGACCGCGCCGGGCAGAAGCGCGTTCTGGACGGGTTTGTGGAGCGGGCGTGACGCAGCGTTTTACCGTTTCGATGAAATTGCGAAACGCTCCGATCTGTTCTCGGCCTCAGAACATCTTTCGGTACATCACGAAGCCCGACTTCTCGGCAATCCGGTCATAGAGTTGCATCGCCGTTTGATTCGTCTCGTGGGTCAGCCAGTAGACACGCGGCGACCCCGCACGTTTCGCCGCTTCGTAGACGCCGGTGATGAGCGCCCGGCCGGTGCCCCTGCCCCGGGCGGTTTCCTCGGTGAACAGATCCTGCAGATAACAATTCGGCTGGATCGACGTCGTGCTGCGGTGGAAAATGTAATGCGTCAGGCCTATGAGCCGACCCTCGCTTTCCGCGACCAGCGCATGCATCGGCTCATAGGCGTCGAAAAAGCGCGACCAGGTCATTCGGGTGACGTCGGGATGCAGCGCCGTTTCGCCGGCGCGGCCGTAGAAGGCGTTGTAGCCGGTCCAAAGCGGCAGCCACTGCCCGTAGTCGAGGCGTGTCACCGGGCGAATGGCAAGATTTTCCGTCATTTTCAATCCTTGTTCCAAGTTCCGACACACTACGACTATCCTTGTCAAAGGCCTGTGTCATCGTCCCGGCCGCAAGGTCCCGATCGGTTATCCGCTTTCGGATTCTCCTCTCGCTTGCCTCAACAGCGCGATCACTTCGGCATCCGTAGTCTGCTCGAAGTCGTCGTAATAGATGCTGACCGCATGGAACGGGCTGGGGGTGGCGAGGCAGACGAGCCGGTCCACCTCGTCCCGCAGGCTGACGATCGCGCTCTTCGGCGCGACCGGCACGGCGAGCATCAGCGCCGCTGCGCCCGCCTGCCGCAAGGCTTTCGCCGCAGCTTTGGCCGTGCCGCCCGTGGCAATTCCGTCATCGACAATGATGACGTTGCGCCCTTGTGAGGAAATCCGCGTCTGATCGCCGAGATAGAGGGCGCGGCGACGGGCGAGTTCCAGCATCTGCCGCTCGGTCTCCGCCTGGACGTACTTTTCTGATGGATTCACGATGTGCATCGCCTCGGCATTGAACACGACCTGCGGCTCGTCACTGTCGACGAGCGCTCCAAGACCGAATTCGGAATGACCGGGGGCGCCGATCTTGCGAACGATAAGGAGTTCGAGGGGCGCGCCGAGGATTCTTGCCACCTCGAAGGCGACCGGTACGCCGCCGCGCGGCAATGCCATGACCAGCGGATCGGCGAAGTCCTCCTTTTGGACGACATCAGCTTCGATGGCATGGGCAAGCCTTCGGCCGGCGTCGGCCCTGTCTGCAAAGGGCATGTCTGCAAGGGGTATGCCTTCCTGGGCCATGATATCTACTCCCTGAAAAGCCCGCGACCGATCGCCACAACCATGGAGAGAGTGATCGCTCAAATTGCAGCGAATTTCGCCAGCTTTCGTTAATGCGCCGCCGTTACCAATTGGCCTTGCATAATGGCTGGAACGCAAGCCGCACTTTATTTTAGCACGACAGGCCGTTTCGAAATGAGCTTTCTCTCCGCCATACCCGTTATCGCGCTTCTTGCCATGCTGCCCGTTCTCGCTTCCTTGCGGCGCATGCCCGTTGCAGGCGTTCGAGAGTTCTCCGCGGGCTGTGCGCTCTCGGCAGCATCGGCATGCGCCCTGACGGTTGCGGCGGCGTTGCAGGCGCCGATCGCGGCAATGTTCGGCTATGCGAGCCTCGCCGTTTCCCTCTTCTTCGTCCTCGAGGGCCTCCGCCGGTTCCTCGTATTGTGGCTGCCCACTTCGCTTTGCCTGGTACTGGCCTTCTCGAGCGGCGTGCTCGGCTTCGTCATTGCGCTTGGCGGCAATGACAGCCCGGCCGCCGCCGCAATCGTCGTCGCGGGCGTGGTCGCCGTTCCGATTCTCGTTCTTGGTCTGGCCGCGGCCAACCGCTGGCCGAACGAGCGGCCGTCGCTCCAGGCTGTTGTCGTCGGCTCCGCTCTCGTGACCTTCACCGCCCTTGCTCATGTGCTTGGTCCATCGTCGCACGCCTTGCCGGCACCGGACTCGCCCGCATCGATCCTGTTCGATTTGCTGGCCGTTGCCATGCGGGTGCTGTGCCTTCCCCTCCTCTTCTTCGCCCTGATCGTTGCGATGCAGGCCAGAATCATCGGCGAATTGAGAGCCGCTATCGCACGCGACGGTCTGACGGGTTCGCTGTCGCGCGGGGCGCTTATCGAGGAGGGCGAGCGGATCCTAGTCGAATGCCTGGCGCGCCAGAGGCCGGCTGCCTTCCTGCTGCTCGACCTGGATTTCTTCAAACAGATCAACGATCAATACGGACATGCCTGCGGCGACATGACGCTCGCGCATTTTGCCGAGACCGTCTCCAATTTCCTCGCCGGACGGGGCGTCCTCGGGCGGATCGGCGGCGAGGAATTCGGCATCGTCCTGCCGGACCACACGGAAGAGCAGGCAAAGGCGCTTGCCGAGGACATCTGCCACGTCGTGCGCGAGACGCCTGCCGGCCGCTCGCATCAGCGTATCCGTCTGACCGTCAGCATCGGGATCGCAGCCGCCATCGCGGGCGAGACGATTACGGACGTCATGATCCGCGCTGACCTCGCCCTCTACGACTCCAAGGCTGACGGCCGCGACCGTTGCTCGATTGCAAGGGATCGCCGCGTGGACTCCAGCGCCCGCGCCCTTGCGGCAGCCGCCGCGCAGTTGCGCGAAGCGCGTGCCGGGCGGCAGGAGCTCCGCCACTCGGCGTGACTTCTCCCACAACGGATACTGCATGCCGACCGACGTGGCGGCCGGTGCTTGCATTGCAGTATCCGCCGCCTATCTGAACGGTGCAGTTCATTGGAGGATACACATGCTACGCCGCATCCGCGCCTTGCTTATCGCCGGCCTCACCGTCTCGGCCGCGGCGGTTTCGCCCGTTCACGCTGAAACCGTTGGCGAGGTCGGGGTCGACTGGCTTGGCAACGACATCAAGATCGATGCCGTAAGCGACCCGAAGGTGAGCGGGGTTACCTGCCACGTTACCTATTTCGATCGCAGTGTCATCGACCGCCTGAAGAACGGCAACTGGTTCGAGGATCCGTCGAACAACTCCATTGCCTGCCGCCAGACCGGCCCGATCACCATCGACGATATCGACCTGTCGCAGGAGGGAGAGGAAGTCTTCCGTTCCGGACTGTCGCTCATCTGGAAGAACCTGCTGGTGACGCGCATCTACGACAAGGCCAACGACACGCTGATCTATCTCGCGCATTCGCGGCAGTTGACGGACGGATCGGCCAAGATGTCGATCACCACGGTCCCGCTCTATGGTCAGTCGGTCACCTGGAAGAAAGGCCGGCCGGAATAGGCGCACGATCCGGCGAACGCAGCAGATCAAAACGATCGGAAGGCGAGCACGGGTTTCGCACTCCCCTTCCGAGCTGCAGCGTCGCGTTTTCTATCACACTGAACGTTCGCAGTTTACGCCGCACACATTGTTTCTTGAGCTGGTGCGCCTCGAGGAAACATGCAGTCGCTGATTTCGCGCCTTACGGTTTAGGCGGCACGACGCCCCGATAGTAGTCGCCCTCACCCGGATCATATCTCTCCTGGTAGGTACGACTCGGAGACATCATACGAACGCCGTCGATAC
Encoded here:
- a CDS encoding phosphoribosyltransferase, giving the protein MAQEGIPLADMPFADRADAGRRLAHAIEADVVQKEDFADPLVMALPRGGVPVAFEVARILGAPLELLIVRKIGAPGHSEFGLGALVDSDEPQVVFNAEAMHIVNPSEKYVQAETERQMLELARRRALYLGDQTRISSQGRNVIIVDDGIATGGTAKAAAKALRQAGAAALMLAVPVAPKSAIVSLRDEVDRLVCLATPSPFHAVSIYYDDFEQTTDAEVIALLRQARGESESG
- a CDS encoding GGDEF domain-containing protein; its protein translation is MSFLSAIPVIALLAMLPVLASLRRMPVAGVREFSAGCALSAASACALTVAAALQAPIAAMFGYASLAVSLFFVLEGLRRFLVLWLPTSLCLVLAFSSGVLGFVIALGGNDSPAAAAIVVAGVVAVPILVLGLAAANRWPNERPSLQAVVVGSALVTFTALAHVLGPSSHALPAPDSPASILFDLLAVAMRVLCLPLLFFALIVAMQARIIGELRAAIARDGLTGSLSRGALIEEGERILVECLARQRPAAFLLLDLDFFKQINDQYGHACGDMTLAHFAETVSNFLAGRGVLGRIGGEEFGIVLPDHTEEQAKALAEDICHVVRETPAGRSHQRIRLTVSIGIAAAIAGETITDVMIRADLALYDSKADGRDRCSIARDRRVDSSARALAAAAAQLREARAGRQELRHSA
- a CDS encoding GNAT family N-acetyltransferase, whose protein sequence is MTENLAIRPVTRLDYGQWLPLWTGYNAFYGRAGETALHPDVTRMTWSRFFDAYEPMHALVAESEGRLIGLTHYIFHRSTTSIQPNCYLQDLFTEETARGRGTGRALITGVYEAAKRAGSPRVYWLTHETNQTAMQLYDRIAEKSGFVMYRKMF
- a CDS encoding CreA family protein, whose product is MLRRIRALLIAGLTVSAAAVSPVHAETVGEVGVDWLGNDIKIDAVSDPKVSGVTCHVTYFDRSVIDRLKNGNWFEDPSNNSIACRQTGPITIDDIDLSQEGEEVFRSGLSLIWKNLLVTRIYDKANDTLIYLAHSRQLTDGSAKMSITTVPLYGQSVTWKKGRPE